The following nucleotide sequence is from Thiovulum sp. ES.
CGGGGCCTTGAAGGGTTTGATACATCAAAAACCTTTAAACCTCCCCTTCCCGAAGCCACGTAAGCGTACCTTCCCCTAACCGTTATCCCCCTTACAAACCCGTCCGTCTTGGTAATACTTACAAGCTTTGGCCTCGAAGGGTTTTCTATGCTAACTATTGCAAAACCCGAATCTCCCAACGTCAAATACAAGTAATTTCCAACCTTCTTTACCTCCATCGTCGTGTCCGGCATGGGTAGATTGTATATCTCCTGGGCTACGTTCGGATCGGAAATATCAAAAACCGAAAGCCCCTTGTATCCGTGCCCTACGTAAAGGTACCTACCTTGAACCACTAAACCCAAAGGAACGTTCGTGGTGTTTATTGTAGCGTAGAGATATAAACTGTCGGGTTTGCTTATATCCACGACGTATATTTTCCTCAAGGAAGAAAGGTAAGCGTAGTTTCCGGATATTGCTATACCAAAGCACGGGGTAGAAAGCTTTAGCCTCTTTGATATGCGCATGTTCATCGAGTCCGCCTTATAAACGTCATCCTGGGCATCTTGGGCCAAAATTAAAAGGATCATAAAAGATATTTTACGGCGGTAAAATATTCACACAAATGCGAGTGCTTATAGCGAACAGGGGTGAAATAGCGGTCAGGATAGAGAGAACTTTGAGGGACATCGGTTTTGAATCGGTTGCCATATTTTCGGAGCCCGACAGAAAGGCCCTACACGTCATAAACGCGGATTACGCTTTGGAAATAGGTGGGGATACACCCCAGACGAGTTACCTAGATATAGGAAAGATCCTTTGGGTCGTAAGGAAGTCGAGGGCCGAGATGGTGCATCCGGGATACGGGTTTTTATCCGAAAGGCCCGAATTTGCCTACGAAATCGAAAAACACGGGGTAATATTTATTGGCCCGGATTCTGAGGCGATGAGATTGGCAGGAGACAAAGTCGAAGCTAGGAAAATAGCCGCAAGGGCGGGAATTCCCCTTCTTGAAGGTACCGATGCTTTGGATGATCTGAAA
It contains:
- a CDS encoding hypothetical protein (PFAM: LVIVD repeat), producing the protein MRISKRLKLSTPCFGIAISGNYAYLSSLRKIYVVDISKPDSLYLYATINTTNVPLGLVVQGRYLYVGHGYKGLSVFDISDPNVAQEIYNLPMPDTTMEVKKVGNYLYLTLGDSGFAIVSIENPSRPKLVSITKTDGFVRGITVRGRYAYVASGRGGLKVFDVSNPSRPRLVGSYKGEGFAIGVDVEGNFAYVTLGREGIDIVDISNPTDMKRFRLAKGPGDALNARTINGLIYVAFGFGGVSVVDPINKLELARYKPPKYGGDYVFDIMVNGNYIFAASRNGMVVYEVLR